A window of Castanea sativa cultivar Marrone di Chiusa Pesio chromosome 1, ASM4071231v1 contains these coding sequences:
- the LOC142614748 gene encoding protein PHLOEM UNLOADING MODULATOR → MRWRAPPGLGVAAMSYVAIDYLRHISPTWHARLQPALWSILALAAVIRVPFYKHWFSEFRAAIPFVASMLFMLSALLFEALSVRFVTAVLGLDWHRDTPPLPDTGQWLLLAVNEKLPHVIVEILRAHIIGLHHFLMLFMMLAFSVLFDSVEAPGLGLGARYMFTMAIGRLLRAISFVSTILPSARPWCATARFRVPAYPHHWAQKYYVPYASDANSIRQLIQWDTAYADTGKYPGDYRPDWGSMSFLIDFLRPTASEGSSWYSLLKKAGGGCNDLLYSGHMLVAVLTAMAWTEAYGGFSSALIWLFVMHSAQREIRERHHYTVDCVVAIYVGILLWKMTGYIWPVKNASRGRRLTKLEKIQGRLIQAAKDSDMDKVRELLEEVEIGSQESQNKGPNRAMWVFACATIFSALTIVLLAFTWTSDG, encoded by the exons ATGAGGTGGCGGGCGCCTCCAGGCCTTGGCGTCGCCGCCATGTCGTACGTGGCTATCGACTACCTCCGCCACATATCGCCGACGTGGCACGCGCGTCTTCAGCCAGCACTGTGGTCTATTCTCGCTCTAGCTGCGGTGATTCGCGTCCCCTTCTACAAGCACTGGTTCTCTGAGTTTCGTGCGGCCATACCCTTTGTAGCTTCCATGCTCTTCATGCTCTCAGCTCTCCTCTTCGAGGCTCTCTCTGTACGCTTCGTTACCGCCGTCCTCGGCCTAGACTGGCACCG TGATACACCTCCTCTTCCGGACACTGGCCAGTGGTTACTACTGGCAGTTAACGAGAAACTTCCCCATGTCATAGTTGAGATACTGAGAGCTCATATTATTGGACTGCACCATTTCCTAATGCTGTTTATGATGCTGGCATTCTCTGTACTATTTGACTCTGTAGAAGCTCCTGGCCTTGGCCTAGGTGCAAGATACATGTTCACCATGGCAATTGGACGTCTTCTTCGGGCCATATCATTTGTATCTACTATTTTGCCATCAGCCAGGCCTTGGTGTGCTACTGCTCGCTTCAGAGTCCCTGCATATCCTCATCATTGGGCTCAAAAATATTATGTACCTTATGCTTCAGATGCTAATTCTATTCGCCAATTAATCCAATGGGATACAGCCTATG CTGATACTGGGAAATACCCTGGTGACTATCGGCCAGACTGGGGTTCAATGAGCTTCCTAATTGATTTCTTGCGACCCACTGCTTCAGAAGGATCCTCATGGTACAGTCTGCTAAAGAAAGCTGGAGGTGGCTGCAATGACCTCCTATACAGTGGCCACATGCTTGTTGCAGTACTGACTGCCATGGCTTGGACG GAAGCTTATGGAGGTTTTAGTTCAGCTCTTATATGGCTTTTTGTAATGCACAGCGCCCAGAGAGAGATACGAGAGCGCCACCATTACACTGTTGACTGTGTTGTTGCCATATATGTAGGCATCCTTCTCTGGAAGATGACAGGTTATATCTGGCCAGTCAAGAATGCATCCCGTGGTAGAAGGCTTACTAAGCTTGAAAAAATTCAGGGTAGACTAATCCAAGCTGCAAAGGACTCAGACATGGATAAAGTGAGGGAGCTTCTCGAAGAGGTTGAGATAGGCAGTCAAGAGAGCCAAAACAAAGGCCCCAACAGGGCTATGTGGGTGTTTGCTTGTGCAACCATTTTTTCTGCACTTACCATTGTTCTTTTGGCCTTCACATGGACCAGCGATGgatga